A window of Streptomyces sp. NBC_01241 genomic DNA:
CCGGCCCCGGTGATCAGCAGGGTCGAGCCGGGGGCTGGATCGAGCTGGCGCACACCGTCGTACGCGGTGGCAGCGGCGACCGGCAGCACAGCCGCGTCGGCGAACGACAGACCGGCCGGCTTGTGCGCGGTCACGGCGACGGGAAGCAGTGTGTACTCGGCGTAGCCGCCGGTCACCGGGTTGCCGAAGACCTCGTCCCCGACCGCGAATCCTTCGACGTCCGGGCCCACGCCCTCGACGACTCCGGCCGCCTCGCTGCCGAACACGGTGGGAAACGGCTGGGGCTCGCTGCCGGGCCTGATGTACCCCGTACGCAGCTTCCAGTCGACCGGGTTGACCCCGGCCGCCCGGACGGCGACGAGCAGTTCGCCGGGACCGGGCACCGGCACATCCTGTTCGACGAGGGCCTCGACCTCCGGTCCGCCGTTGCGGGTGAACACGTACGCCTTGGGCATGAGCTTCCTCTCTCCCGGTTGATGTTTCCTGGCGGTGACCGTGCACGGCACCCGGGCCGGTCACCGCTCGCCACAGCAGCAGAAAGGCGCCTTCGCGTGCGTGTATTCCCGTAACGCCGGGGTGTTCATCGGTCCGCAATACTCGCCGTGACGACCTCCGTGCCGTCTCGCGCGCCCCCCGCTTCTCCCACTTCTCCCACGCTGTTCAGCGGACTCCACCCGTGACCGGGTCCACGACCTTGTTCACCAGCAGTTCGAGAAGCCTCCGGTCGTCGCCCGCGGTGCCGCGCTCGGCGGGTGTGTCCGGGTTGACGTCGAGCAGCACATGGGTGGCGCCCAGCTCGCCGAGCTCCGCCAGATCGGCCCGGATCCGGTCGATCGTGCCATGTCCGGCGGGACGTTCACCGCTGAGGAGGGCGTCGGTGACGCGGATCTGCAGCCGGGGCACGAGCGCGGGAACGGGGCGCTGCTCGCGTTCGGCCTCCTCGCTGATCAACGGCAGCCCGGCCCGGATCGCGTCGAGCGGCAGCCGGTACGGGTGCCAGCCCTCACCGAGCCGGGCGGCGCGGCGCTGGGCGGCGGCCGAATTGCCACCGACCCAGACGGGCAGGCCGGGAGCGGAGGCCGGCGCGGGCGCGGTCCGTACGCCTTCGTAAGAGACGTAGTCACCCCGGAACGTCACGGGGTCCTCGGCCCAGGCGGCCCGGATCGCGGCCAGATATTCATCGGTGATGCGCCCCCGCTCGGCGAAGGGCACGCCCAGCGCGTCGTACTCGGCCCCGGACCAGCCGATCCCCGCACCGAGGATGAACCCGTCGGCGTTCAGGTTGTCGATATTGGCGGCGAGCCGGGCCGTCTGCAGCGGGTGACGGTACGGGATCACGGTGACGGTCGTACCGAGCGCCAGACCGGGTACCCGTCCGGCGATGTGCGCGGCGAGCACGAACTGGTCGTAGAACGGGGCCGGATACGTCTCGTGCACATCGGGGGTGACCGCGATGTGGTCGGAGATCATCGCGAAGGAGTACCCCAACTCACGTGCGTCCACAGCTTGTTGGAGGAGGCTTGCCGGGGTGGTTCCGACACCGAAATTGAGTATGTTCACGCCGAATTTCACAACGAGAGCCTAAGCGAGTTACGTGTCTTCTTGACGGCGAGTCACGGGTCGGCCTGGAAGATCCCGGAGACCGGCCGTGGCTCAGTCGGCTGTACGTCGCAGGACCAGAGTGACGAATCCCCAGGTGTCCCGGTAGACACGCAGCCATTCGGTGCGGCGGGCCGCGGCCGTCTCCAGCACCTGCGGGCTGTCCGGGTGGTCGGGGTGATCCAGGGCCCAGGAGGCGAGCGAGCCCCAGTTGGACCACTCGTAGTCGTCCAGTTCGCGGCGCGTGCTGACGTGACCGTGGACCGGAGTCCACCCGTCGGCGGCGACGTGGTCCAGGGTGGTCGCGAGGTCGGTGAAGTCGCCGAGCATCTCGATGGCCTCCTGCGACGGCTCACGTTCCCAGAAGCCGTCACCGATCAGAACGCGTCCACCCGGAGCCAGATGTGTGCGCGCCGCCGCGAGCGTGGGCACCAGTCCGCCGAAGGCATGCGCGGCCCCGACGCTGAGCACCAGGTCGAACGGGTGCGCGGAACGGAACTGCGCGGCGTCCTGATGGTGCAGTGCGAGGCGTTCCTGGACTCCGAAACGGCTCGCGGACTCATGGGCCTGCCGAAGGGCGTCCTCGGAGGTGTCGACGCCTTCGGCGAACAGCCGCGGGTGCGTGGTCAGGGCACGCAGCAGCCACTCTCCGCCGCCGCAGCCCAGGTCGAGCACCCGCTCGTCCCCGCGCGGGGCGCCACGCGCCAGGAGCTGTCGCACCGATTCGTCGTCGAGCGGGGACTTGATCGGGTGTTCGGCATGGGCGAGCCTGGACATCTCTTCACGGTTCACCGGCGCATCCTGACAGCACCGAAGTCCTTACGCACGCCGTTTTGCCGGTACCGGCCGGCCGCTGCCCGCTTGCGACGTGGGAGCGGCCAGCGGGAACACGAACGGGCCTGATCCCTTCAACTCCTGCATGTCCGTCAGCGCTTGAGGCGGTCCATGAGATCGCGCATGTCGCTGATCATCGCGGACTGGTACGGGGAAAGATCGGGGAGGTCCGGTCCGTCACCCACCGGCGCTCCACCGAGGTCGTCCTCGTACTGCAGGGAGGAGGAGAGAGACAGCGAGAGGACCGCGCCGCCCTCCAGTACGCGCAGTTCCGCGATGCCGTTGTCCGAGGTCAGCAGATACGCCTTGTCGCCGAGGTCCGAGACCACCTCCACCTTCACGCCGGGATCAACGCCGAAATCGGTCACCCCGCGCTTCGCCTCGAACTCGGCAGCGGGGTCGGTCTTCTTGTGCAGTTCCACCATGACGCCGACGGAGTAGCCGGTGGACCAGCGCTTCAGAGAGCGCTTCGGCCTGGCGGAGGAACGAAGAGGAATGAAACACCTGACCTGATCCAGCGCCGGGTCGGTCAGAACCCCTGATTCCACCTTGCCCGTTGATTCCCCCTCACCCGTGGACTCCCTCGGTGCGATCGCCGCACCGATCGCCTTCAGCGGCAGCGCCGGGCAGGGGGCTTCGTTCAACCGGTATCCGTGCATGTCCGGTCGTCGGTCACCCCATGGGAACGGGAACAGGAGCAGCGCCGCCGCCCACACGGCCGAAGCCACCACGGCTCCGCCCAGCGCCCACCGCCACGGCCTGCGTGGCCGCGGCTCCCCCATGCCCCCCTGGCCGAAGTTCATATACCCCTGACCGAAGTCCATGTGCCGCCGACCGAAGGAGTCCAGCACCTCGCCGGACACTCCCCCGTCCTGCGCCTCGCCGCCCCCGACTCCGCCCGGTTCGCCCGCCATTTCCGGCTCGGAAATCATGACGCCCCCCATTGATCGCATCTTCCCCTGCTCCGCCCATGATCCCAGCACCCGACCCCGTCCGCCGAGTGCCCGAGGTCGGGTACGCCGGGGGCGGGTACGCCGGGGCGGATCCGAGCCGTTCCTCCGGATCGTCAGGCGTTGCTGGTCGCCACCGCGGGTCGACCGCACGTTCCGGTCCTCCAGCTGCTCCGTCAGCCGCTGCTCGGCCCGGAGATCGTCCACGCCACGTCGCTGGACGAACCCGACGACGAGACCCTCGGGCAATCTGCTGTTCTCCGGCCACGAACAGGGCCGCATCGAGATCTACCGGACCCGGCTTCATCCGCAGGCCCGGAGCCAAGTCGGCTCGCACGGTGCGGACTCGGTGGAGTACGTGCTGGTGATGTCCGGCCGGGTGACACTGGTGGTGAACGACGTCCCGCACCTTCTGGAAGCGGGGGACACGGCCCGGTTCTCGGGACTCAGCAGTCACTACTACACCACCGAGGACTCCCCCGCGGTCACGCACACCATCGTCGGCTACCCTCGCGACTGCCCCGTCCGGGCAGCGGCCCCGAGTCGGGCCGCCATCGATTTCGACTCAACTACCGCTGGATATGCGTCGATCGGTCCCCATTGCACCGTCGGCTGTGGCAGTCTGGAGACGACCGCCCCACCGGGCTCCCCCGTACCGGTGGGGCGGTTTTGCTGCCCGGCCCGTCCGACCTCCGTACGAACACGACGGCCGATCACGGCGATTGCCGGCCATTACTGCGGTGTGACCTGATCAACTTCCCCCTTTTCCGCATGGGAACCTCCCGCCGGGGCAGACGCATGTACCTCATGGCCTACGACCAGGGGAGCGTGACGAGATGACGGCGCACACTGCGCGGACCGCCGGTGCGGAGCGGGCGGAGGGCGCACGGTCGACGCGGGCCGACATGCCGACAGGAACCGGAAGGTACAGGGTGGTTGCCGTGGAGCCGACGGAGATGGCGGGGTTCGCGGAGGCTGCCGCGGACAGCGGCAGTCTGCCGTGGATCGAGGACGCGGCAAAGGTCGCGCCTTGCGACGCGCGGGAGTTGTCCAGGCTGTTCTTCGATCGTCTGCGGGTCCTGGAGGAGGGGACCCCGGCCCACCAGTACGCGCGCAACACCCTCATCGAGATGAACCTCTCCCTCGTCCGGTTCGCCGCCGGGCGGTTCCGGAGCCGGGGCGGCGGCGACATGGAGGACATAGTCCAGGTCGGCACCATCGGGCTGATCAAGGCCATCGACCGGTTCGATCTCTCCCGCGAGGTCGAGTTCGCCTCGTTCGCGGTCCCGTACATCACCGGCGAGATCAAACGATTCTTCCGCGACACCAGCTGGGCGGTGCATGTCCCGCGCCGGCTTCAGGAGTTGCGGGTCGACATCGCCAGGACCAAGGAGTGCCTCACCACGGACCTCGACCGCGAGCCCACCGTCCCGGAACTCGCCAAGCAGTTGGGGCTGAGCGAGGGAGAGGTCACCGAGGGCATCGTGGCGGCCAACGGATACACGGCGGGTTCGCTGGACATTCCGGCCGATCCGGCCGACGCGAGTCGGCGCAATACGGCGGCCCGCACCTTCGCCGACGTCCTGGGCGGTCCGGATCCCGCCATGGAAACGGTGGAGAACCTGCATGCGCTGGCGCCGCTGCTGGGCGGTCTGGACGAACGTGAGCGCCGCATCGTCGACATGCGATTCGGTCAGGAGATGACACAGTCCCGGATCGGCGCGGAGCTCGGCATCTCGCAGATGCATGTGTCCCGGCTGATCAACAGGATTCTGCACAAGCTCCGCAGTGGAATGTTCGTCGAGGAGTGATCCCGGCGATCTCGCGGCCACTTGTTCGACCTGTTCGGCCTGTTCAACCTGTGCGGCGCCGTGGTCCGGCACGAGGTGCGGGTGGTCCGGCGGCCTCGCGGGGGCCTGCGGTGCCGGAGCGGATCGCTCCGGCACCCGGAGGACCGGCCGGCGGGCTCAGTGGCTCTCCTTCTCCGGGGCGCGGCCCGCGTAGTAGGTGGCGATCATGTCCTCGCCGCCGTGCCCTGCCGCCTCGGCGCGGGTGAATCGGCCGGCCGACGCCGCGACCAGGTCCAGCCGCACCCCCGACTTCTCCGCCGCGTCCAGGATGAGGCGGGTGTCCTTGAGCGCGGTGGACAGGGTGAAGCTGGGGGTGAGGTCGCCGGAGAGGACCGCGGCGGACTTGCCCTGGAGGTACGGGGAGTCCAGCGGGCCGCCCTTCATGACGTCGAGAAAGGTCTGCGGGTCGATCTCCAGGCCCTCGGCGAGGTTGAGGCATTCCGCGATGTTGTTGACCAGGTTGATCACCCAGGTGTTGACCACGAGTTTCAGCCGCGACGCCGCTCCGGGGACCTCGGCGACCCAGACCGTGCGCTGCCCGATCGCTTCCAGCACGGGGTCCACCGTCGCCCGGACGGTGCTGGGGCCGGAGACGAAGACCGTCAACGCGCCCTGTTCCGCAGGCTGTTTGGTGCCGGAGACCGGCGCGTCGAGGTAGACCAGACCCAGGTCCGCGGCGCGCCGGGCGAGATCGGCGGTGGCCTCGAACCCGACGGTCGAGCTCTGGAGCAGCACCTGGTCGGTGTGGAGCCCCGGCGCCGCGGCGACGAGCGTGGCGGCGACGGCGGGGCCGTCGTTGAGCATGGTGAGGATGACGTCGGCGCCGCGTACTGCTTCGTCCGCCGTCTTCGTGACCGTGGCGCCGTCGGCGGCGAGCGGGGCCGCCTTGGCCTGCGTCCGGTTCCAGGCCCGGACGTCGAGTCCGGCCCGCAGCAGGCTCCGGGCCATGCCGGACCCCATGATCCCGGTTCCGAGGACGGCGACGGTCGGCCGCTGCGGGGTGGCGTTGGCAGCGCTTGAGGACATGAGGGACTCCCTTGATCGGCCGCACCCCGGTCGGCTCGCGGCGCGGTGGGTTCTCAGGATTGCCGCAGCGCACCGTCGAGTACGGCAGCGTGCACGGCCCTGGCGAGTCGCGCGCCCCAGCGCGAACGTGGTCCCGCGAAAGGTTCGCCGAGGTCCGGCCCCGGCGAGGGGGCGGCGACGCAGACGGCGTCGGTGGGGGTGCCCGAGCAGTCGAGTCCCGCGTCGAGGAGTGCCTGGACTTTGGCCTCGGTGGCCGTGGCGACGGCGTTGACGAGTGCGGCGTCGGAGAGCGGCACGGGAAGTGTGACGACGATGTTGACCGTGCCGGGCCGAGGCGGGCCGCCGGTGCCCTCGGCGGGGGTGGCCGCCCAGCCGCGTACGCCGAGTCCGCAGGTGGCGGTGGCCGTGACGCCCTCGTCGTCGGCGACCGTGTACGCGGTGACATCGGCAGCCGTCATCAGCCCGGCACCGGGTCCCGTGAGGTGTTCCGCGGCGGCGATCAGGGCGAGGTGGCGGTCGGGGTCCATACGCGGATAGCCGCCGGGCACCTGGGCGTTGAGGATCCAGTCGCGCGGGCCGATGCCGCCGCCGAGCACGGCACTGCTGCACACCCGCCACCCGTGCCCCAGCCGCCACACCAGATGGTGCAGGTCCTCCCCGTCCTCGCGCCGGGTCAGCAGTTCGCCGCGTTGTTGGGGCAGCCGGATACGTACGGAACTGATGGGGCACCCCCGGTGGCGCGGCAGGACGACGG
This region includes:
- a CDS encoding TIGR03619 family F420-dependent LLM class oxidoreductase — encoded protein: MNILNFGVGTTPASLLQQAVDARELGYSFAMISDHIAVTPDVHETYPAPFYDQFVLAAHIAGRVPGLALGTTVTVIPYRHPLQTARLAANIDNLNADGFILGAGIGWSGAEYDALGVPFAERGRITDEYLAAIRAAWAEDPVTFRGDYVSYEGVRTAPAPASAPGLPVWVGGNSAAAQRRAARLGEGWHPYRLPLDAIRAGLPLISEEAEREQRPVPALVPRLQIRVTDALLSGERPAGHGTIDRIRADLAELGELGATHVLLDVNPDTPAERGTAGDDRRLLELLVNKVVDPVTGGVR
- a CDS encoding SAM-dependent methyltransferase — translated: MNREEMSRLAHAEHPIKSPLDDESVRQLLARGAPRGDERVLDLGCGGGEWLLRALTTHPRLFAEGVDTSEDALRQAHESASRFGVQERLALHHQDAAQFRSAHPFDLVLSVGAAHAFGGLVPTLAAARTHLAPGGRVLIGDGFWEREPSQEAIEMLGDFTDLATTLDHVAADGWTPVHGHVSTRRELDDYEWSNWGSLASWALDHPDHPDSPQVLETAAARRTEWLRVYRDTWGFVTLVLRRTAD
- a CDS encoding cupin domain-containing protein, whose protein sequence is MTPPIDRIFPCSAHDPSTRPRPPSARGRVRRGRVRRGGSEPFLRIVRRCWSPPRVDRTFRSSSCSVSRCSARRSSTPRRWTNPTTRPSGNLLFSGHEQGRIEIYRTRLHPQARSQVGSHGADSVEYVLVMSGRVTLVVNDVPHLLEAGDTARFSGLSSHYYTTEDSPAVTHTIVGYPRDCPVRAAAPSRAAIDFDSTTAGYASIGPHCTVGCGSLETTAPPGSPVPVGRFCCPARPTSVRTRRPITAIAGHYCGVT
- a CDS encoding SigB/SigF/SigG family RNA polymerase sigma factor, giving the protein MTAHTARTAGAERAEGARSTRADMPTGTGRYRVVAVEPTEMAGFAEAAADSGSLPWIEDAAKVAPCDARELSRLFFDRLRVLEEGTPAHQYARNTLIEMNLSLVRFAAGRFRSRGGGDMEDIVQVGTIGLIKAIDRFDLSREVEFASFAVPYITGEIKRFFRDTSWAVHVPRRLQELRVDIARTKECLTTDLDREPTVPELAKQLGLSEGEVTEGIVAANGYTAGSLDIPADPADASRRNTAARTFADVLGGPDPAMETVENLHALAPLLGGLDERERRIVDMRFGQEMTQSRIGAELGISQMHVSRLINRILHKLRSGMFVEE
- a CDS encoding NAD(P)-dependent oxidoreductase, which produces MSSSAANATPQRPTVAVLGTGIMGSGMARSLLRAGLDVRAWNRTQAKAAPLAADGATVTKTADEAVRGADVILTMLNDGPAVAATLVAAAPGLHTDQVLLQSSTVGFEATADLARRAADLGLVYLDAPVSGTKQPAEQGALTVFVSGPSTVRATVDPVLEAIGQRTVWVAEVPGAASRLKLVVNTWVINLVNNIAECLNLAEGLEIDPQTFLDVMKGGPLDSPYLQGKSAAVLSGDLTPSFTLSTALKDTRLILDAAEKSGVRLDLVAASAGRFTRAEAAGHGGEDMIATYYAGRAPEKESH
- a CDS encoding adenosylcobinamide amidohydrolase, with the translated sequence MPTVVLPRHRGCPISSVRIRLPQQRGELLTRREDGEDLHHLVWRLGHGWRVCSSAVLGGGIGPRDWILNAQVPGGYPRMDPDRHLALIAAAEHLTGPGAGLMTAADVTAYTVADDEGVTATATCGLGVRGWAATPAEGTGGPPRPGTVNIVVTLPVPLSDAALVNAVATATEAKVQALLDAGLDCSGTPTDAVCVAAPSPGPDLGEPFAGPRSRWGARLARAVHAAVLDGALRQS